In Leptospira selangorensis, the following are encoded in one genomic region:
- a CDS encoding ABC transporter permease has product MNIRFFLRVMFREIFSKKTSSLQIILAITIGTGAVLAVHSYRDQFTSSIIREAKNIMGSDLVVTSPSPLTSEQTAFLSKELPKGSKLSELVQFPSMLRNPNSQDSSLSLIKAIQGDYPYFGELETEPKGLFRKLKPGEILLESGLIKNLKLKIGSKVQLGESNFVLRGSILKEPGMAGNFLSMAPSSIIKKESLAETGLEQRGSRISYQVPILLPNGTDANVFKKSKFSEFAKNDLILYESTEANSGSQKFLTNTLDFFSLLALCAFFLGGISILLTSRAVVRSKSTTFAVYKCLGAGPNLVLGLVLSELLILSTIGALLGFLFGSFLQTQIPNMADKEFLFEPKLIPDLKAFFWAFVLAWVVPLVSAWESLSTTRNLSPMYALKSDFANELSSVPKLKLKQSISFIAVFGLFFALAWWETGDWIKGLMLCATLLFLPVVVYLGILGIRFAIRFLLQRSEFSASVRMALRKLDRPRTGLSWVSVGLGSSVFVLLLSIFLSDSLLEYSGAKDKERRPNMFVLDIRPEQLESFQQTAEKYKVEKLLTAPVIGARLTHVNGELVKKEDMELSALRRDWRSTARTREYFLSYRENLYPTEKVTDGDFWRKGEEDQISVEKEFSKNLKVDLGDKLSFSIGGVEVTGTIRNFRTVNWSDMRPNFVVLFSKGILEKAPKFYLSSFLLESSDSRYSLQKELSNEFPNLTIVDTEKAVQSFLGILEKMSFAIRWMTGLIVLSSLLLILSSLELSRKERLEETSLLRIIGGTKTFLRKYFLVESLLLANLSFALAFVLVWGVSSYMSEIIFEIQASVPWLEIGIFYISLNIAVVGMYFGALRNEWKRSPTLYLKEV; this is encoded by the coding sequence GAGAAGCCAAAAACATTATGGGTTCGGATCTTGTGGTTACGAGCCCTTCTCCGCTAACCTCTGAACAAACAGCGTTTCTTTCGAAGGAATTGCCAAAAGGAAGCAAATTATCCGAATTAGTGCAGTTCCCTTCTATGCTTCGCAACCCGAATTCACAAGATTCTAGCTTATCTTTGATCAAGGCAATCCAAGGTGATTATCCGTATTTTGGAGAGTTAGAAACAGAACCTAAAGGACTTTTCCGCAAATTAAAACCGGGTGAGATACTCCTAGAAAGCGGACTGATCAAAAATTTAAAACTTAAGATAGGTTCTAAAGTTCAACTGGGGGAAAGTAACTTTGTATTAAGAGGAAGTATCTTAAAAGAGCCGGGAATGGCAGGAAACTTTCTCTCCATGGCACCAAGCTCCATTATAAAAAAAGAATCTTTAGCAGAAACAGGATTAGAACAAAGAGGCTCTCGGATCAGCTACCAAGTCCCCATCCTTCTTCCTAACGGAACGGATGCGAATGTTTTCAAAAAAAGTAAATTTTCAGAATTCGCTAAAAACGATCTTATCTTATACGAAAGCACGGAAGCAAACTCCGGATCCCAAAAATTCCTTACCAACACGTTGGATTTCTTTTCCTTATTGGCATTATGTGCATTCTTCTTGGGAGGGATCTCTATCCTTCTCACCAGCAGAGCGGTCGTAAGATCAAAATCCACTACATTCGCCGTTTATAAATGTTTAGGAGCAGGACCGAACTTAGTTTTGGGCCTTGTACTTTCCGAACTTCTAATATTATCCACGATTGGCGCTTTATTAGGATTTTTATTCGGAAGTTTTTTACAAACTCAAATCCCGAATATGGCGGATAAAGAATTCCTTTTCGAACCAAAATTGATCCCGGATCTAAAAGCATTTTTCTGGGCATTCGTTTTAGCTTGGGTAGTCCCCTTAGTTTCCGCATGGGAAAGTCTTTCCACTACTCGAAACTTAAGCCCGATGTATGCTCTTAAATCCGATTTTGCAAATGAACTTTCTTCTGTTCCAAAACTAAAATTAAAACAGTCGATCTCATTTATAGCGGTCTTCGGATTGTTTTTCGCATTAGCTTGGTGGGAAACTGGAGATTGGATCAAAGGATTAATGTTATGTGCGACCCTACTCTTCCTGCCTGTGGTTGTGTATCTTGGAATTTTAGGAATTCGTTTTGCGATTAGATTTCTTTTACAAAGATCTGAGTTTTCCGCAAGTGTAAGAATGGCATTAAGAAAACTAGATAGACCTAGAACAGGGCTTTCATGGGTTTCTGTAGGACTCGGTTCTTCAGTTTTCGTTCTATTACTTAGTATTTTTCTGAGTGATAGCCTATTAGAATATAGCGGCGCAAAAGACAAGGAAAGAAGACCCAATATGTTCGTATTGGATATACGACCAGAACAACTGGAAAGTTTCCAACAAACGGCAGAAAAGTATAAAGTCGAAAAACTTTTAACTGCTCCTGTAATCGGAGCAAGACTCACTCATGTAAACGGAGAGCTTGTTAAAAAAGAAGATATGGAACTTTCCGCACTCAGAAGAGATTGGAGATCCACGGCAAGGACCAGAGAATATTTCTTATCTTATCGAGAGAATTTATATCCTACTGAAAAAGTCACCGATGGTGATTTTTGGAGAAAAGGAGAAGAAGACCAGATCTCAGTCGAAAAAGAATTTTCTAAAAATTTAAAAGTGGATTTAGGAGATAAACTTTCCTTCTCCATCGGCGGGGTAGAAGTTACCGGAACCATCCGAAATTTCAGGACCGTCAACTGGTCCGACATGAGACCGAACTTTGTGGTCCTATTCTCAAAAGGGATCTTAGAAAAGGCTCCTAAGTTTTATCTGAGTTCTTTTTTGTTGGAATCTTCCGATTCCAGATATTCTCTTCAAAAAGAATTATCGAATGAATTTCCGAACCTTACGATCGTAGACACTGAAAAGGCAGTTCAGTCTTTTTTAGGAATTTTAGAAAAGATGTCTTTTGCGATCCGTTGGATGACAGGACTGATCGTTTTATCTTCACTATTATTGATACTTTCTTCTTTGGAGTTGAGTAGAAAGGAAAGATTGGAAGAAACCTCCCTTTTGCGAATCATAGGTGGAACCAAAACATTCTTACGAAAATACTTTTTGGTGGAATCCTTGCTTCTCGCTAATTTATCTTTCGCTTTAGCTTTTGTTTTAGTCTGGGGAGTTTCTTCTTATATGTCTGAGATCATATTTGAGATACAAGCGAGTGTTCCTTGGTTGGAAATAGGTATCTTTTATATTTCTCTGAATATTGCAGTGGTAGGAATGTATTTCGGTGCCTTAAGGAACGAGTGGAAAAGAAGCCCTACTTTGTATCTGAAAGAAGTTTAA